A window of Apium graveolens cultivar Ventura chromosome 8, ASM990537v1, whole genome shotgun sequence contains these coding sequences:
- the LOC141678261 gene encoding uncharacterized protein LOC141678261: MENKRQLIQKLNSGNKVILPPEKRFERCCSCHVLLVYNSKHLSRFMFLRLVLPAKEINEDNVPLVEETARMKKARLAGLDTRGKATEPIFLRKHKEPMGEASTEGAEGHNAPITAAAPAAAATGAFQPLWGFRRGDTVVGSTKHAWDWSYHSVTPKDFTDVVATPDLERIKLMGAQSLASSNAYFQGAVRQAESWKRASDKADNALRRQQKKYATLEKKLKRKEEELGESNAELVVLRAEKDKAIDNYLDSEEFAQSMRIRDDSVFPEFFRTGWDTALGTVNEACPDINPADYICPDDEALLQRFRTRVVVSDHVPQDPLLPPPESFSRPAEDDSSSSSETTETSSESGEDDDMDAEGTSAP, from the exons ATGGAAAACAAGAGACAACTCATTCAAAAATTAAATTCGGGGAACAAGGTGATATTACCGCCGGAAAAGCGATTTGAAAGATGTTGTTCATGTCATGTCTTACTAGTTTACAATAGCAAACACCTGAGCAGATTTATGTTTCTCAGGCTTGTATTAC ctgctaaggagattaacgaggacaatgtccccttggtcgaggaaacagctaggatgaagaaagctcggttagcaggcctagacaccagaggaaaggcgacagagcctatcttcttgagaaagcacaaggagcctatgggggaggcttcaactgaaggagctgagggccataatgctcctatcactgctgctgcccctgctgctgctgctacaggcgcctttcagcctctctggggattccgccgaggggataccgtggttggttccacgaagcatgcttgggattggtcctaccatagcgtgaccccaaaggactttactgatgtggtggccacccctgaccttgagaggattaagctcatgggagcccagtctctggcttcg tctaacgcctactttcaaggcgctgtgaggcaagccgaatcatggaagcgggcttctgataaggccgataatgccctcaggaggcagcagaagaagtatgctaccctggagaagaagctcaagcgcaaggaggaagaactcggagagtctaacgccgagctggtggtacttcgggcggagaaggataaagctatagacaattatctggactcggaggagtttgcccaatccatgaggattagggatgattcagtctttcccgagttttttaggactggctgggacacggcccttgggaccgtgaacgaggcttgtcctgatattaacccggcggactacatctgccctgacgatgaggctttgctacagaggtttcgtacccgagtagttgtctcggatcatgttcctcaggatccacttcttcctcctcccgagtctttttccagacctgctgaggatgacagctcttcctcctccgagacgacggagacatctagcgagagcggagaagacgatgatatggacgccgagggtacctcagctccttag